The Methylomusa anaerophila genome has a segment encoding these proteins:
- a CDS encoding translocation/assembly module TamB domain-containing protein: MRTKVTALIVTLTLIILTTGAAWWWTVKSHTVLNEAKETIAAELSKAFGLPVSIDQLAVSGLNAASAANITIYDKQGQILAQIEQLTVNYSLFSIFTGKAPVSAINEINVTRPHFFLTEYVNGTWNIADISRTKDESAADFTGKVQLQEGIISITTPQGQWDLTQLAGTVDFARADATGFSLAFMNDITNYRTSGTANLKNGRLSAALQADKLNPANYQTILPAEVKVRFAGGSLTNMDVAVNYDGKNFAYAGEFRLTDLAAEVYGKDVTQVNGLITFTSEHVYILGTKALVAGQPVSLQGQVALGGEQPVLDITANSPGFDFATVISGFPLTGAVKFESSIRGVPDNPVVDAAIQLADSSYDRYSIRNAKAKLHYDNGVVGVENAAANVLGGDIAFSGNYHVDNQHYQISLRGQGLNSAELLAGSDLPALSGRTAVEIYASGQGTNLTQASMSGQVSVSEGSVAGMPFDKFYGAFEQTGGLLTITQASMALPAGGLISSSGKADLAGGNINFAVDGFSVDVGKLPLTVPNNIKLAGTADFTASVAGTLARPEAEASLTINDMAVQDQNFGQANGQVKLSPEQIVIRNMVLVDGVGQNELSGSIELTGMKNVNLKLITTNVRAEKLAQIFATDQRITGNLDHELLITGPLADVSLAGRVKLTEGSFNGQLIAEAQGTYQRRNGMIYIPELAIRSLDSRITLSGTVGSNNELSLNVAARDIDITRLGIQYPYPVAGMANLNGAVTGTAASPVFTGNMMSSFIKANGQVLTNINAQFQYNAGLLDLYHLQVDHGAGKFNFTGSVDTRSGRMFGRITAESGNVAGLLALANQPDRGVSGFLDGDILLGGTFSNPSIQLLGKIREGRIKNYALTTVDLDASLADHVVTINQFTAKQSGDGIIAARGTADVNGEINMEVGGKNVDAGLFSALFDTTVQPYGKVSFTAQATGATKDPRVALSLDISDGGVVNAQFDHLYGLFLYNSGSIHVNQLYIAKGPYKASAYGEIPLKALNSKGRKQADIRDSMNLAIHLDNADLSILPLLTKEVSWAAGPTAGELVIGGTLAQPTLDGKITVSDGTLKLASLAEPFRKLGVDIRFEGDKINIKACDGQMGGGSYQLTGTAYIDGLSLTNYNLAMNIDKLGIRHKYYQGPVNGALSLTDKAGKPTLQGRLELNNTTVNIPALPETTSADIDIALDLDIELGQRTHMYNAYLYDFFAEGSLHLGGTVGRPNATGRITARNGSVRYLTNRFNIKTGSAEFSPYRGIEPVIKLHAENRLASTVINLDINGPVSAMNLGLTSEPAMSQEEILSLLTLRGSYFTGQRTSNGSVDSVLGRDQLISLLDAGLQMQFIAETENAVRNILGVDEFQIVRASMFDVRNQRNQTSRSTQSPEFAGYNLEIGKYLTDKLLISYTLGIDQKTQNISFRYELNKRISVGGNFGGANNGLYTIETRFNF; the protein is encoded by the coding sequence TTAACGTTAATTATATTGACTACCGGTGCCGCCTGGTGGTGGACAGTAAAAAGCCATACCGTTCTGAATGAAGCAAAGGAAACAATCGCCGCTGAGCTTTCCAAGGCCTTCGGCCTGCCTGTTTCCATTGATCAGCTGGCTGTAAGCGGTCTTAATGCAGCTTCAGCCGCCAATATTACAATTTACGACAAACAGGGTCAGATCCTGGCTCAGATTGAACAACTGACAGTGAATTATAGTTTGTTCAGTATTTTTACCGGCAAAGCGCCGGTGAGCGCCATAAATGAAATCAACGTGACCCGCCCGCATTTTTTTCTCACTGAATATGTCAACGGCACATGGAATATTGCCGACATATCCCGGACGAAGGATGAAAGCGCCGCTGATTTCACCGGTAAGGTACAACTGCAGGAAGGGATTATATCGATAACAACTCCTCAAGGCCAGTGGGACCTTACGCAGCTTGCGGGAACCGTTGACTTTGCCAGAGCGGACGCAACCGGTTTTTCTCTTGCCTTTATGAATGATATTACCAACTATAGAACGTCCGGAACGGCCAACCTCAAAAACGGGCGCTTATCGGCCGCCTTACAGGCCGATAAGCTGAATCCGGCTAATTATCAGACCATATTGCCGGCAGAGGTCAAGGTTCGCTTTGCCGGCGGCAGTCTTACCAATATGGATGTCGCCGTCAATTATGACGGGAAAAATTTTGCGTACGCCGGGGAGTTTAGACTTACCGACCTGGCGGCGGAAGTTTATGGGAAAGATGTTACGCAGGTAAACGGATTGATAACGTTTACGTCTGAACACGTTTACATATTAGGGACAAAGGCGCTGGTGGCCGGCCAGCCGGTAAGCCTGCAAGGCCAGGTGGCCTTAGGCGGGGAACAGCCTGTCCTCGACATCACAGCCAATTCGCCCGGTTTTGACTTTGCAACGGTTATCAGCGGTTTTCCCCTGACCGGCGCCGTCAAATTTGAATCATCCATCCGCGGCGTGCCGGATAATCCGGTTGTTGACGCTGCAATCCAGTTGGCCGACAGCAGTTATGACCGGTATTCCATCAGGAATGCCAAGGCAAAGCTTCACTATGACAATGGCGTAGTGGGCGTTGAGAATGCTGCAGCAAATGTACTGGGCGGCGATATAGCTTTTTCCGGCAATTATCATGTTGACAATCAGCACTACCAGATTAGTTTGCGGGGGCAAGGGCTTAACAGCGCGGAATTATTGGCAGGGAGCGATCTGCCGGCGTTAAGCGGTCGGACTGCGGTTGAAATTTATGCCAGCGGTCAGGGAACAAACTTGACCCAGGCTTCCATGAGCGGGCAAGTTTCTGTCAGTGAAGGCAGCGTTGCCGGCATGCCTTTCGATAAGTTTTACGGTGCTTTTGAACAAACCGGCGGCTTGCTTACTATTACCCAGGCCAGTATGGCCTTGCCGGCGGGAGGCCTTATTTCCTCTTCCGGCAAGGCCGATTTAGCCGGCGGCAATATTAATTTTGCTGTTGACGGTTTCAGTGTTGATGTTGGAAAGTTGCCTCTTACAGTTCCTAATAATATTAAGCTGGCGGGGACTGCCGATTTTACAGCCAGCGTGGCCGGAACGCTGGCGCGTCCGGAAGCTGAAGCTTCCCTGACGATAAACGATATGGCGGTACAGGACCAGAATTTTGGCCAGGCTAACGGTCAAGTCAAGTTATCGCCGGAACAAATTGTCATCCGGAATATGGTGCTGGTTGATGGCGTTGGCCAAAACGAATTGAGCGGCAGTATTGAGCTTACAGGAATGAAAAATGTTAACCTCAAGCTTATCACGACAAATGTCAGAGCCGAAAAGTTAGCGCAAATTTTTGCTACAGATCAACGTATTACCGGCAATTTAGACCATGAGCTGCTTATTACCGGTCCCCTTGCCGATGTTTCATTAGCAGGCAGAGTTAAACTTACCGAAGGCAGCTTTAACGGGCAGTTGATTGCTGAAGCCCAGGGAACTTATCAGCGGCGCAACGGTATGATTTATATTCCCGAGTTAGCCATCCGGTCTTTAGACAGCAGAATTACTCTGTCAGGTACGGTCGGCAGCAACAACGAGCTAAGCTTGAACGTAGCTGCCCGCGATATCGACATTACCCGCTTAGGCATCCAATATCCTTATCCTGTTGCCGGTATGGCCAATTTGAACGGGGCGGTAACCGGAACTGCTGCCAGCCCGGTATTCACCGGCAATATGATGTCATCTTTCATAAAAGCAAATGGGCAAGTACTGACCAATATTAACGCCCAGTTTCAGTATAATGCCGGTTTGCTGGACCTGTATCACTTACAAGTTGACCATGGGGCGGGCAAGTTCAATTTTACCGGCTCGGTAGATACCAGGAGCGGCAGGATGTTCGGCAGAATTACCGCCGAGAGCGGCAATGTTGCCGGCTTGCTGGCCCTTGCCAATCAGCCCGACAGGGGCGTGAGCGGTTTTCTTGACGGAGATATTTTACTGGGAGGAACTTTCAGCAATCCCAGTATTCAGTTGCTTGGCAAGATCAGAGAAGGCAGAATCAAAAACTATGCGCTGACGACGGTGGATCTGGATGCATCACTCGCCGATCATGTGGTTACTATCAATCAATTTACGGCCAAACAGTCCGGCGACGGTATCATTGCCGCCCGCGGCACAGCTGATGTCAACGGTGAAATTAATATGGAAGTAGGCGGCAAGAATGTGGATGCGGGCCTGTTTTCGGCCCTTTTTGACACAACGGTGCAACCCTATGGCAAAGTAAGTTTTACCGCTCAGGCAACAGGGGCCACCAAGGATCCGCGCGTTGCTCTGTCCCTTGATATCAGCGACGGTGGCGTTGTTAATGCCCAGTTCGACCATTTGTACGGATTATTCCTATATAATAGCGGCAGCATCCATGTGAATCAGTTATATATTGCCAAAGGTCCTTATAAAGCAAGCGCTTACGGCGAAATACCCTTGAAGGCGCTTAACAGTAAAGGGCGTAAGCAGGCAGATATAAGAGATTCCATGAATCTGGCCATCCATCTTGACAATGCCGATTTAAGCATTCTGCCGCTGTTAACAAAAGAAGTGTCCTGGGCTGCCGGACCGACTGCCGGGGAACTGGTAATAGGCGGAACACTGGCTCAACCCACGCTTGACGGCAAAATTACCGTGAGTGACGGCACACTTAAATTGGCTTCCTTAGCCGAACCTTTCCGGAAACTAGGGGTTGATATTCGCTTTGAAGGTGATAAAATAAATATCAAGGCCTGCGACGGCCAGATGGGTGGGGGGTCCTACCAACTGACTGGTACGGCATACATTGACGGTTTGTCGTTGACCAATTATAATTTAGCTATGAATATCGATAAACTCGGTATTCGCCATAAGTACTACCAAGGTCCGGTTAATGGCGCCTTATCTTTAACGGACAAAGCCGGCAAGCCGACGCTTCAAGGCCGGCTGGAGCTTAACAATACCACCGTTAACATTCCTGCCCTACCGGAAACTACCTCTGCCGATATTGATATTGCCCTTGATCTTGATATCGAGCTGGGGCAAAGAACGCACATGTATAATGCCTATTTGTACGATTTTTTTGCCGAAGGTTCGCTTCATCTTGGCGGCACTGTCGGCCGGCCGAATGCAACCGGCAGGATTACGGCCAGGAACGGTTCGGTACGGTATTTAACCAACCGGTTTAATATTAAAACCGGCTCAGCTGAGTTTTCACCCTATCGCGGCATTGAGCCGGTGATTAAGCTGCATGCGGAAAACCGGCTGGCAAGCACAGTAATTAATCTGGATATCAATGGCCCTGTCAGTGCTATGAACCTGGGACTGACATCGGAACCGGCAATGAGCCAGGAGGAAATTCTCTCCTTATTAACATTAAGAGGCAGTTATTTTACAGGACAAAGAACTTCTAACGGCAGTGTCGACTCCGTTTTGGGGCGGGATCAACTGATTAGCCTGCTGGATGCCGGTTTGCAAATGCAGTTTATCGCCGAAACCGAAAATGCCGTTCGTAATATTTTAGGCGTTGATGAATTCCAAATTGTGCGGGCTTCCATGTTTGATGTCCGCAATCAACGCAATCAAACAAGCAGGAGTACACAGTCCCCGGAATTTGCCGGCTATAATCTGGAAATCGGCAAATATCTGACCGACAAACTGCTCATCAGCTATACGCTGGGAATTGATCAAAAGACTCAGAACATTTCCTTCCGTTATGAACTAAACAAACGGATAAGTGTTGGCGGCAATTTTGGGGGAGCCAACAACGGGTTGTATACCATAGAAACGCGGTTTAATTTTTAA
- a CDS encoding sigma-70 family RNA polymerase sigma factor, with translation MTLNQYLGELKNVKLLAGEEEQALWQAFKDTDDLDARRRLIESYQPLVFKVAMRWRLEESVLMDLVQEGTVGLIEAVENYDHTRGVAFSLYATHRIRGRILNYLNKEKSPALVHMESPLAAGEADDSGTFGDLLVDASAEVAAQAEQSYLVEQLKHAMGRLPVKEQLVLSGMYLDETEPKELAVNMDMSVSHIYRLQKQGIRRLRGMLARLMGSW, from the coding sequence ATGACTCTCAATCAATATCTGGGTGAACTGAAAAACGTCAAGCTGCTTGCTGGCGAGGAGGAACAGGCTCTCTGGCAGGCGTTTAAGGATACTGATGATTTGGATGCACGGCGGCGGCTCATTGAAAGCTACCAGCCGTTGGTCTTTAAAGTTGCTATGCGCTGGCGCCTTGAGGAGTCCGTTCTCATGGATCTTGTCCAGGAAGGAACAGTGGGTCTTATTGAAGCGGTGGAAAATTATGACCATACCCGGGGGGTAGCTTTCAGTCTATATGCCACCCACCGTATCCGGGGGCGTATTCTCAATTATCTCAATAAAGAAAAGAGTCCGGCCCTGGTGCATATGGAAAGTCCGCTGGCTGCCGGCGAGGCCGATGACTCGGGAACTTTCGGCGACCTGTTGGTTGATGCTTCGGCCGAGGTTGCAGCGCAAGCCGAACAGAGTTATCTGGTGGAACAGCTGAAGCATGCAATGGGACGTTTACCGGTGAAGGAACAGCTGGTATTAAGCGGTATGTATCTGGATGAAACTGAGCCCAAAGAACTGGCGGTAAATATGGATATGAGCGTTTCCCATATTTACCGTCTGCAAAAGCAGGGAATCCGCCGTTTGCGGGGTATGCTAGCCCGGCTGATGGGCAGCTGGTAG
- a CDS encoding BamA/OMP85 family outer membrane protein — MKAFKGSKYVLFAAIISFSLVFAVLQASAVDITGKTATAIQVTGSNQVAESTIMGVVQLKPGDTITADKIKQDLQSIYDLGYFFDVVANFSEVPEGIKVIYTVMENPQLNDVVVQGATKVSADKIKGMITVNKGSIVNTRTVDTNIRSIEQYYHDQGYILAKVSDVSMSPGGVLTLTVNEGRLEGIVVKGNEKTKTGVITREMTKLQVGQPFNVKDAQRSMQKVHNLGYFEDVNMKLNPGQEPNAVVVETSVVEQKTGTFSIGGGYSEADGMIGIIELGDNNFRGTGDKVKLHWEFGGTSNKNYEVSYTRPWLDSKQTSLGFSVYNMTNRYSDYYDGGDLQSTYDKNRRGFDITLGRPQGEYVQNYITFKNRHDSHVEYVEGAENYSDGTPQHQQYLDDNFGLTRSITLTRVFDSRDNYMNPTEGRRVSLSSEFAGLGGDFKFNKYTLDARQYRSLGHDHVLAARVMAGYADGNMPEAGKFAVGGPDTLRGYKDDEYKGDKMLAASVEYRFPLVSKVQGAFFTDIGNAWDGEGYKLDDLKGSVGVGIRLVTPIGPVRIDYAKGSEGGRAHFSFGGQF; from the coding sequence ATGAAGGCTTTTAAGGGTTCTAAATATGTATTATTCGCAGCCATTATCAGCTTCAGTCTTGTTTTTGCCGTACTGCAGGCAAGTGCGGTGGACATTACCGGCAAAACGGCAACTGCTATACAGGTAACAGGCAGCAACCAGGTGGCTGAAAGCACAATTATGGGAGTTGTCCAGCTAAAGCCTGGGGACACGATAACTGCAGATAAAATTAAGCAGGATTTGCAGTCTATTTATGATCTTGGTTATTTTTTTGACGTAGTTGCCAACTTTTCTGAAGTCCCGGAAGGAATTAAAGTAATTTATACGGTAATGGAAAATCCACAGCTAAATGACGTTGTCGTCCAAGGCGCAACAAAAGTTTCTGCAGACAAAATCAAGGGAATGATCACTGTCAATAAGGGTTCCATAGTGAATACCAGGACGGTAGATACCAATATTCGTTCCATTGAACAATACTATCATGATCAGGGATATATACTGGCTAAAGTAAGCGACGTATCCATGAGCCCGGGAGGCGTGCTGACTCTGACCGTCAACGAGGGCAGGCTTGAAGGTATTGTGGTAAAAGGCAACGAAAAGACCAAAACCGGCGTAATCACCCGGGAAATGACAAAACTCCAGGTTGGACAACCTTTTAATGTCAAGGATGCCCAGCGAAGTATGCAAAAAGTGCATAACCTGGGGTACTTTGAAGATGTAAACATGAAGTTAAACCCGGGTCAGGAACCCAATGCAGTTGTTGTAGAGACCAGCGTGGTTGAGCAAAAGACCGGTACCTTCTCCATTGGCGGCGGCTACAGCGAGGCTGATGGAATGATTGGTATCATCGAGCTTGGCGACAACAATTTCCGCGGTACCGGGGACAAGGTTAAACTCCACTGGGAGTTTGGCGGCACCAGCAACAAAAACTATGAGGTTAGTTATACCCGTCCGTGGCTTGACAGCAAGCAAACGTCACTGGGATTCAGCGTGTACAATATGACCAACCGGTACAGCGACTACTATGACGGCGGCGATTTGCAATCCACCTACGATAAGAATCGCCGGGGATTTGACATTACGCTGGGCCGGCCTCAGGGCGAATATGTACAAAACTATATTACTTTCAAAAATCGCCACGACTCTCATGTAGAATATGTGGAAGGGGCGGAGAATTATTCCGATGGAACGCCGCAACACCAACAATATCTAGATGATAACTTCGGCCTGACCCGCAGCATTACCCTGACAAGAGTGTTTGACTCCCGCGACAATTATATGAATCCAACTGAAGGCCGGCGGGTATCTTTATCTTCTGAATTTGCCGGCCTGGGTGGAGATTTTAAATTCAATAAATATACTTTGGATGCCCGTCAATACCGCAGCCTTGGTCATGACCATGTTCTTGCCGCGCGGGTAATGGCCGGCTATGCTGACGGCAACATGCCGGAAGCCGGTAAGTTTGCCGTCGGCGGACCTGATACTCTGCGCGGTTATAAAGATGACGAGTATAAAGGCGACAAAATGCTGGCTGCTTCCGTTGAATACCGTTTCCCGCTTGTCAGCAAAGTTCAGGGAGCGTTTTTCACCGATATTGGTAATGCTTGGGATGGGGAAGGGTACAAGTTGGACGATCTTAAGGGCAGTGTCGGCGTCGGCATTCGCCTGGTTACGCCGATTGGACCGGTTCGCATTGACTATGCCAAAGGAAGCGAAGGCGGTAGAGCTCATTTTAGTTTTGGCGGCCAATTCTAA
- a CDS encoding OmpH family outer membrane protein, with protein MFKNKRNAKIIAIAVVAFFVLGVVGIAVSQSGSSKAAGTSSNIGKVNYGRLVTENPEWTKMQQTMQTEYDQAKKDFDEKSKSMNDQEKEQYYNQLKERLDLKEQELKAPIFDKVNAAVKTVADAKGIAVVMDAGNVVYGGQDLTDDVMKNLTGK; from the coding sequence GTGTTCAAAAACAAGAGAAACGCCAAAATTATCGCCATTGCCGTAGTCGCATTTTTTGTATTGGGAGTAGTCGGCATTGCCGTTTCCCAAAGCGGCTCCAGCAAAGCTGCCGGTACTTCCTCTAACATCGGTAAAGTCAATTATGGCCGGTTGGTGACCGAAAACCCCGAGTGGACTAAGATGCAGCAGACCATGCAAACAGAATATGACCAGGCTAAAAAGGACTTTGACGAAAAGTCCAAAAGCATGAATGATCAGGAAAAAGAGCAGTATTACAATCAGTTGAAGGAGCGGCTGGACCTCAAAGAGCAGGAACTTAAAGCCCCTATTTTTGATAAAGTAAATGCTGCTGTAAAAACTGTTGCCGACGCTAAGGGCATTGCCGTGGTAATGGATGCCGGCAACGTCGTTTACGGCGGTCAGGATTTGACTGATGATGTAATGAAAAATCTTACCGGTAAATAA
- a CDS encoding OmpH family outer membrane protein translates to MRSMVKSILGMSKRVKLSLVVVAILAATILLGGCNFGQSTVGVLDVNKVMSDSPRIKQFQDQLNTKGKELSDQLEKDKPNISAEEYQKRQETAYGEFLKTKQELETQIDDSIKQAIEQVGKEKKMGVVLYKTSVAHGGTDVTDDVLKKMQ, encoded by the coding sequence ATGAGATCAATGGTTAAATCTATTTTAGGTATGTCAAAAAGAGTGAAACTCTCGCTTGTTGTGGTTGCTATATTGGCGGCGACAATTTTGCTTGGCGGCTGTAATTTCGGCCAAAGCACCGTTGGGGTGCTGGATGTCAACAAGGTTATGTCGGATAGTCCTAGGATTAAGCAATTTCAGGATCAACTCAATACCAAAGGTAAAGAGCTGAGTGACCAGTTAGAGAAGGACAAACCCAATATTAGCGCCGAAGAATATCAAAAACGGCAGGAAACGGCTTATGGGGAGTTTTTAAAGACTAAACAGGAACTGGAAACGCAAATTGATGATAGCATTAAACAAGCCATCGAACAGGTCGGCAAAGAAAAGAAAATGGGGGTAGTCCTTTACAAAACCAGCGTTGCTCACGGTGGAACCGACGTAACTGACGACGTCCTTAAGAAAATGCAATAG